In one Neobacillus sp. WH10 genomic region, the following are encoded:
- the hutU gene encoding urocanate hydratase, translating into METNTAKKRVITNYKGTDLHAKGWIQEAALRMLMNNLDQEVAERPEDLVVYGGIGKAARNWESYDAIVKTLLELENDETLLIQSGKPVAVWKSHKDAPRVLLANSNLVPAWANWEHFHELDQKGLMMYGQMTAGSWIYIGSQGIVQGTYETFAELARQAYGGTLKHTITLTAGLGGMGGAQPLAVTMNDGVCLAIDVDETRIDRRIETAYLDVKTNDLDEALKMAHEAKVEGKALSIGLLGNAAEILPLMIEKGFNPDVLTDQTSAHDPLNGYVPVGFTLEEAAALRKADPAKYMELSKQSMAIHVKAMLTMQEKGAVTFDYGNNIRQVAKDEGVENAFDFTGFVPAYIRPLFCEGKGPFRWAALSGDPEDIRKIDEALLREFKDDEHLCKWVRMAQEKISFQGLPARICWLGYGDRARFGKVINDMVASGEVSAPIVIGRDHLDAGSVASPNRETEAMKDGSDAVSDWPILNAMINAVGGASWVSLHHGGGVGMGYSQHSGMVIVADGTKDAEVRLQRVLTTDPGMGVVRHADAGYELAIKTAKEKGIKMPMLQQD; encoded by the coding sequence ATGGAAACGAATACAGCAAAAAAGCGAGTAATTACGAATTATAAAGGAACAGACTTACATGCAAAGGGCTGGATTCAAGAGGCCGCACTACGCATGTTGATGAACAATCTTGATCAAGAGGTTGCCGAAAGACCAGAGGATTTAGTTGTTTATGGCGGCATTGGGAAGGCTGCTCGTAACTGGGAGTCTTATGACGCAATTGTGAAAACACTGCTTGAATTAGAAAATGATGAAACATTGTTAATTCAATCTGGTAAACCGGTAGCTGTTTGGAAATCCCACAAGGATGCACCAAGAGTATTACTTGCAAACTCCAACCTTGTGCCTGCTTGGGCGAATTGGGAGCATTTCCATGAGCTTGATCAAAAAGGCTTAATGATGTACGGACAAATGACGGCCGGCAGCTGGATTTATATTGGCAGCCAAGGGATTGTTCAAGGAACCTATGAAACGTTTGCTGAATTAGCTCGTCAAGCATATGGCGGAACATTAAAACATACGATTACACTTACTGCAGGACTTGGCGGTATGGGTGGTGCGCAGCCGCTGGCAGTAACAATGAACGATGGTGTTTGTTTAGCGATTGATGTAGATGAGACAAGAATCGACCGCCGTATTGAAACCGCTTATCTTGATGTGAAGACAAATGATCTTGATGAAGCATTGAAAATGGCACATGAAGCAAAAGTCGAAGGTAAGGCATTATCGATTGGTTTATTAGGAAATGCCGCCGAAATTTTACCGCTAATGATTGAAAAAGGCTTCAATCCGGATGTGTTAACAGATCAAACCTCTGCACACGACCCATTAAACGGCTATGTGCCTGTCGGTTTTACATTAGAAGAAGCAGCTGCATTAAGGAAAGCAGACCCAGCCAAGTATATGGAACTTTCTAAGCAAAGCATGGCAATCCATGTAAAGGCTATGCTGACAATGCAAGAAAAGGGTGCTGTTACGTTCGATTACGGAAATAACATTCGGCAGGTAGCTAAGGATGAAGGTGTGGAAAATGCCTTTGATTTCACAGGGTTTGTACCGGCCTATATTCGCCCACTATTCTGTGAAGGAAAAGGTCCGTTCCGCTGGGCAGCACTTTCCGGCGACCCCGAAGATATTCGTAAAATTGATGAAGCACTTCTACGTGAGTTTAAAGATGATGAGCACCTATGCAAATGGGTAAGAATGGCGCAGGAAAAAATCAGCTTCCAAGGGCTTCCAGCTCGTATTTGCTGGCTTGGATATGGTGACCGTGCCCGCTTTGGTAAAGTGATAAACGATATGGTTGCATCTGGTGAGGTTTCAGCACCAATTGTGATTGGCCGGGACCATTTAGATGCAGGCTCTGTTGCGTCGCCTAACCGTGAAACAGAAGCAATGAAGGATGGCAGTGATGCTGTATCTGACTGGCCAATTTTGAATGCGATGATTAATGCTGTCGGCGGTGCAAGCTGGGTATCGTTACACCATGGCGGCGGCGTTGGTATGGGATATTCTCAGCATTCAGGGATGGTAATTGTTGCCGATGGTACGAAGGATGCGGAAGTTCGACTTCAGCGTGTTTTAACCACAGACCCTGGAATGGGTGTTGTCCGTCATGCGGATGCCGGTTATGAGCTTGCAATTAAAACAGCAAAAGAAAAAGGCATTAAAATGCCAATGCTTCAGCAAGACTAA
- a CDS encoding nucleotide excision repair endonuclease, giving the protein MIKIDIPNPDVVITKKRQVGEKVEAVLSSVYGFTDYNKIPRDKGGIILFFNANDELLFVGKARKLRPRVKRHFEDTVSPIKAHRDEVYKIAVFAVDEPMERDIYETYIINTLHAKYNNDKVFYK; this is encoded by the coding sequence ATGATAAAAATTGATATACCAAATCCAGATGTTGTAATTACGAAAAAGAGACAAGTAGGAGAAAAAGTCGAAGCAGTACTAAGCAGTGTATATGGTTTTACCGATTACAATAAAATTCCCCGTGATAAAGGTGGAATTATCTTATTTTTTAACGCTAACGACGAATTGCTTTTTGTCGGCAAAGCTAGAAAATTAAGACCCCGAGTGAAGCGCCATTTTGAAGATACTGTATCACCAATCAAAGCGCATCGAGATGAAGTGTATAAAATTGCAGTTTTTGCAGTTGATGAGCCCATGGAGAGAGATATATATGAAACCTATATTATTAATACTCTTCATGCAAAATACAATAACGATAAAGTCTTCTATAAATAA
- a CDS encoding HipA family kinase: MKPVAYQKKLEGKSNSHLITFNDGKDYVVKFFQPGFEKTLPNEWVGYCLARYLGLPVPYARLVEIPQEFTLQVPELVDVHQTQFQFASKYVPDCLNGHQVSHVPNIINYQSMAGIILLDYWLCNRDRTRKNILLYEADSGNYRLWMIDQAEIFGTYNWLHADLENLPVEVMKSATHELMAQFIENEQSFTEHLEIIQTMPIHLMEELVSIIPEEWMVSKEEKKAIVSTLVKRRKKILPELMHKFIKKVYLPLHSNEQ; encoded by the coding sequence ATGAAACCTGTTGCCTATCAAAAGAAATTAGAAGGAAAATCCAATTCTCATTTAATTACTTTTAATGATGGAAAAGATTATGTTGTAAAATTTTTTCAACCTGGTTTTGAAAAAACATTGCCTAATGAATGGGTAGGTTATTGCTTGGCAAGATATCTTGGACTGCCTGTTCCATATGCTCGGTTAGTGGAAATTCCACAAGAATTTACTTTACAGGTACCTGAACTTGTTGATGTGCATCAAACCCAATTCCAATTCGCCTCGAAGTATGTACCTGATTGCCTTAATGGACATCAAGTTTCACATGTACCCAATATTATTAATTATCAATCTATGGCAGGGATCATTTTACTGGATTACTGGTTGTGTAATCGTGATCGAACACGGAAAAACATTCTCCTATATGAAGCAGATAGCGGAAACTACCGATTGTGGATGATTGATCAAGCAGAGATTTTCGGAACATACAACTGGCTTCATGCTGATTTAGAAAACTTGCCAGTGGAAGTAATGAAAAGTGCCACACATGAATTAATGGCGCAATTTATTGAAAATGAACAAAGCTTTACTGAGCACCTTGAAATAATTCAAACAATGCCTATTCACTTAATGGAAGAATTAGTTTCGATCATCCCTGAAGAATGGATGGTTTCGAAAGAGGAAAAAAAAGCGATCGTCAGTACCTTGGTAAAAAGGCGCAAAAAAATCCTGCCAGAGCTGATGCATAAATTTATAAAAAAGGTATATCTGCCACTACATTCCAACGAGCAATGA
- a CDS encoding helix-turn-helix domain-containing protein yields MEGKWLIADRDLNEREGLKWLLKTSSIPVSDISIASNYQEFIVLFEKENPDIVLMELDMISKEEWSAFRELMQIYDPILLLTSAEATFEKARLAIDMQAMDLMIKPFSTTKVKSAFKKASRKLNSNFYTNSIHYPHSHKDISYEGLFLSQETTSENVKIAAFQTESVDMVPTLYSYIMEYPFTDSRGVFAHSDMVVLLFKENCHNITEQCQKAMRKWEEEYSDPLAIVVHKGNSSGMTINQKYLETKKMLEFTYYKGYRQVVELEFSPDWGHIDPFLTPPEQREWVDMLTNLDLEKIKTWLYDEFLQLHNPYPDPGLVRIRLTSILAQIRRFMKTYNLNDNPSLEQDYRYIFNSILYDTVLYRTVQNLILFSQKIFVGAETSMQNLKQDPIELGNSYMRANFSNSNLRLEDVAQYVDRNPSYFSHLLITKTGSSFTEMLASIRMKEAKRLLNETRKPIKEISMLVGYQNANYFSRMFKEIIGVSPRDFRMQKSDW; encoded by the coding sequence ATGGAAGGTAAGTGGCTGATTGCCGATCGGGATTTGAATGAGCGGGAGGGGTTAAAATGGTTATTAAAAACTTCTTCTATTCCCGTGTCGGACATTTCTATAGCATCAAACTATCAGGAATTTATAGTTTTGTTTGAAAAAGAAAATCCTGATATCGTGCTTATGGAGCTAGATATGATCAGCAAGGAGGAGTGGTCCGCCTTCCGTGAGCTTATGCAAATCTATGATCCGATCTTACTCTTAACCAGTGCAGAAGCAACCTTTGAAAAAGCACGACTGGCTATCGATATGCAGGCAATGGATTTAATGATAAAACCTTTTTCGACAACAAAGGTAAAATCAGCTTTCAAAAAGGCATCACGAAAACTGAACTCTAATTTTTATACAAATAGCATTCACTATCCTCATTCTCACAAAGACATTTCTTATGAAGGATTATTCCTCTCGCAGGAAACAACATCTGAAAATGTTAAAATAGCGGCCTTTCAGACAGAGAGTGTCGATATGGTGCCTACTTTATATTCCTATATCATGGAATATCCATTTACAGACAGCCGCGGCGTTTTCGCACATAGTGATATGGTGGTACTTCTTTTTAAGGAAAATTGCCACAATATAACAGAACAATGCCAAAAAGCGATGAGAAAGTGGGAAGAAGAATATTCTGATCCACTGGCGATCGTTGTACATAAAGGAAACTCCTCGGGTATGACTATTAACCAGAAATACCTAGAAACGAAGAAAATGCTAGAGTTTACCTACTATAAAGGATATCGACAAGTAGTCGAGTTAGAATTTTCACCAGATTGGGGGCATATAGATCCGTTTTTAACACCTCCGGAACAAAGAGAATGGGTCGACATGCTGACAAATCTTGATTTAGAAAAAATAAAAACGTGGCTCTATGATGAATTTCTTCAATTACATAATCCATATCCGGATCCTGGTTTAGTAAGGATAAGGTTAACGAGTATTTTGGCGCAAATAAGAAGATTTATGAAGACCTACAATCTTAACGATAATCCAAGTCTTGAACAAGATTACCGATATATTTTCAATTCAATACTATATGATACAGTTCTCTATCGGACAGTTCAAAACCTCATTTTATTTAGTCAAAAAATATTTGTTGGTGCCGAAACAAGCATGCAAAATTTGAAACAAGATCCAATTGAACTAGGAAATTCTTATATGAGGGCAAATTTTTCTAATAGCAATCTTCGTTTGGAAGACGTTGCACAATATGTAGACCGTAATCCGTCCTATTTCAGTCATCTTCTGATCACGAAAACAGGCTCCAGTTTTACAGAGATGTTGGCAAGTATACGAATGAAAGAAGCAAAGCGATTATTAAATGAAACAAGAAAGCCGATTAAGGAGATTTCGATGCTAGTTGGCTATCAGAATGCCAATTATTTTAGCAGAATGTTTAAGGAAATAATCGGAGTGTCGCCAAGAGATTTCCGAATGCAAAAATCAGATTGGTAA
- a CDS encoding TerD family protein — protein MAISLSKGQKVDLTKTNPGLSKVIVGLGWDTNRYDGGNDFDLDASIFLLDANGKCASERDFVFYNQLEGGNGSVVHTGDNRTGEGDGDDEQIKVNLSAVPAQVERISFVITIHDAEARGQNFGQVSNAFCRIINEETNQEIIRYDLGEDFSIETAIIVGELYRHNGEWKFSAVGSGYQGGLARIATDFGLNVG, from the coding sequence ATGGCAATTTCATTATCTAAAGGTCAAAAAGTAGATTTAACGAAAACAAATCCGGGTTTATCCAAGGTGATCGTTGGTCTTGGCTGGGATACAAATCGTTACGATGGTGGAAACGATTTCGATTTGGATGCAAGTATATTTCTTTTAGATGCGAATGGTAAGTGTGCGTCTGAACGGGATTTTGTTTTCTATAATCAGCTTGAAGGCGGAAATGGTTCCGTTGTACATACAGGTGATAACCGCACAGGAGAAGGGGACGGCGACGATGAGCAAATAAAAGTAAATTTATCAGCTGTGCCTGCTCAAGTGGAGAGAATCTCTTTTGTCATTACGATTCATGATGCAGAAGCACGCGGTCAAAATTTTGGACAAGTGTCGAATGCCTTCTGCCGTATCATAAACGAAGAGACAAATCAAGAAATCATTCGGTATGATTTAGGGGAAGACTTCTCCATAGAAACAGCTATTATCGTTGGGGAGTTATACCGCCACAACGGTGAATGGAAATTCTCAGCCGTTGGCTCCGGCTACCAAGGCGGACTCGCTCGCATCGCAACAGACTTTGGCCTAAACGTAGGCTAA
- a CDS encoding agmatinase family protein, producing the protein MKSFLYPKLNPPSFRWVRPDHDADVAKVHEWIQPLTSDSDPEKSKDADFVVVGVPLSRSSISASGASEFPDAFRRAWKGFTTYNLDEDIDLSEMTAIDAGDIPMHVTDIRRCHDNIIQASAAIHDHFRTSKVCAIGGDHSITAMMVKGLHQARPEEKIGILQFDTHFDLRDLTDNGPSNGTPMRNLIESGVVKGSDMYNIGLHGFFNTKDLKRYADEKGVNYITLRNARKKGIEETVLRCLEELAVKVDTIYLTVDMDVLDIAYAPGVPASTPGGMTTAELLEGVLAAAKHPKVKAMDIVCLDPLKDTNAQPTVKLGTHVFLTFLTGVIMR; encoded by the coding sequence TTGAAGAGCTTTCTCTATCCTAAATTGAATCCGCCAAGTTTTAGATGGGTTAGACCCGATCATGATGCAGATGTTGCGAAGGTTCATGAATGGATTCAACCACTTACCTCTGATTCTGATCCTGAAAAAAGCAAGGACGCTGATTTTGTAGTTGTCGGCGTCCCGCTTTCTCGTTCATCGATCAGTGCGTCGGGTGCCTCTGAATTTCCAGATGCCTTCCGCCGCGCTTGGAAGGGATTCACAACCTATAATTTGGATGAAGATATCGATTTATCGGAAATGACAGCAATCGATGCTGGTGACATTCCAATGCACGTCACCGATATCCGCCGCTGTCATGACAATATTATTCAAGCATCTGCAGCTATCCACGACCATTTCAGAACGTCAAAGGTGTGTGCAATTGGCGGGGATCATTCGATTACAGCAATGATGGTGAAAGGGCTGCACCAGGCACGACCAGAAGAGAAAATAGGGATTCTTCAATTTGATACCCATTTTGATTTGCGTGATCTGACGGACAATGGTCCTTCCAACGGGACACCGATGCGGAACCTGATTGAAAGCGGAGTAGTTAAGGGTTCTGATATGTACAACATCGGATTGCATGGTTTTTTTAATACGAAGGATCTAAAGAGATACGCTGATGAAAAGGGAGTTAACTATATTACGCTTCGGAATGCAAGGAAAAAAGGCATTGAAGAAACGGTCCTCCGCTGTTTAGAGGAGCTTGCCGTAAAGGTGGACACGATTTATTTAACCGTTGATATGGATGTACTGGATATTGCCTATGCTCCAGGAGTACCGGCATCAACACCTGGGGGCATGACAACAGCAGAACTGCTGGAGGGCGTACTAGCAGCAGCTAAGCATCCAAAAGTCAAAGCAATGGACATCGTCTGCCTCGACCCACTCAAAGACACCAACGCCCAACCAACAGTAAAACTCGGCACCCACGTCTTTTTAACCTTTCTCACAGGGGTAATAATGAGATAG
- a CDS encoding amino acid permease, translating to MGNEANLKKNIGFAVATSLVVGTVIGSGIFMKPGIVIASTGNSTLALWAWIIGGIITLASGLTIAEVSVKIPKTGGLYVYIEEVYGKFWGFLCGWVQTLIYGPAIMGALGLYFGSLVAGLFGFSQESNTIIGIITIIFLVFMNLLGTQYGGLIQNISTIGKLIPIILIATFGIFQGEHQVLNMDSGITQSLNMGAAIIATLFAYDGWMNVGFMAGEMKNPSKTLPRAIISGIVIVIISYLTVNIAMLHVLPANKIVELGPNAAGTAATILFGKMGGNLLTIGILVSIFGCLNGKVLTFPRIPYAMAKDGFLPGAKAISYIHPKTKTPVGATLSQLVIAILMMILTNPDRLSDIAIFTVFTFYVLSFIAVFILRKKGMQNDQTLYKVPLYPFTPIVAILGALYIIGSTLIHTPVDAVLSIVVTLIGIPVYLKLNANKQKHPQPKTS from the coding sequence ATGGGGAATGAGGCGAATTTAAAGAAAAATATCGGCTTTGCCGTTGCGACTTCTTTAGTTGTTGGAACCGTAATCGGATCTGGAATTTTCATGAAGCCTGGGATCGTGATTGCTTCCACTGGAAATTCAACATTGGCACTTTGGGCTTGGATTATTGGCGGTATTATCACACTCGCCAGCGGTTTGACGATTGCCGAAGTTAGTGTCAAAATTCCAAAAACCGGCGGTCTATATGTTTATATTGAAGAGGTTTACGGAAAGTTTTGGGGGTTTTTATGCGGCTGGGTACAAACGCTTATTTACGGACCAGCCATTATGGGCGCACTAGGTCTCTATTTCGGATCCCTCGTAGCGGGATTATTTGGTTTTTCTCAAGAAAGTAATACTATTATTGGAATCATAACGATTATTTTTCTAGTATTTATGAATTTATTAGGAACACAGTATGGTGGGTTGATCCAAAATATCTCCACGATAGGAAAATTGATTCCCATCATTCTCATTGCAACATTTGGAATTTTTCAAGGTGAGCATCAAGTGCTAAATATGGACAGCGGTATTACCCAGTCCTTGAACATGGGGGCAGCAATTATAGCAACCCTTTTTGCCTATGATGGCTGGATGAATGTTGGTTTTATGGCAGGAGAAATGAAAAACCCTAGTAAAACACTTCCAAGAGCCATCATCTCGGGAATTGTTATAGTCATTATTTCGTACTTAACTGTCAATATCGCGATGCTCCATGTGCTGCCGGCAAACAAAATTGTTGAATTAGGCCCAAATGCAGCCGGTACAGCAGCAACGATTCTTTTTGGAAAAATGGGTGGAAACTTGCTGACTATTGGAATTCTCGTTTCGATTTTCGGCTGTTTAAATGGAAAGGTGTTGACATTCCCTAGGATTCCGTATGCAATGGCGAAGGATGGCTTCTTACCTGGTGCAAAGGCCATATCTTATATCCATCCAAAAACGAAAACACCTGTAGGGGCTACACTTTCTCAACTTGTCATAGCGATCCTGATGATGATTTTGACAAATCCCGACCGACTATCTGATATTGCTATATTTACTGTATTTACGTTTTATGTTTTGTCCTTTATCGCCGTGTTCATACTACGAAAAAAAGGAATGCAAAACGACCAAACACTTTATAAAGTACCTTTATATCCGTTTACACCAATCGTTGCTATACTTGGCGCCCTTTATATCATTGGCAGCACTCTTATCCATACTCCGGTAGACGCTGTCTTATCGATCGTAGTAACCTTGATTGGCATCCCAGTCTACCTAAAACTAAACGCAAACAAACAAAAACACCCCCAACCCAAAACAAGCTAA
- the hutI gene encoding imidazolonepropionase produces MKLSKAIFIRNASQLVTLQGSSNAPRVKEAMSELGIIENASVWIENGMIQAVGRDEELCEKYAGRLAEAEVVDASGKLVTPGLVDPHTHLVFSGSRENEFNMRLQGATYMEIMNAGGGIHATTSATQVATHEELFQESYERLNQFLRHGVTTVEAKSGYGMEWETELKQLEVAKLLNEKHVIDVVPTFMGAHAVPKEYKENPDEFVRLLVEEMIPKVAELGLADFNDVFCEHGVFTPEQSRIILEAGKRHGLIPKIHADEIEPYEGAELAAEVGAISADHLLKASEKGMKAMAEKGVVGVLLPGTAYFLMAESANGRKMIDLGVPVALSTDCNPGSSPTVSLPFIMNLGCLKMGMTPAEVITATTINAAHAINRGHEIGSLEVGKKGDVTIFNVENYMKLQYSYGVNHTDTVVKNGQVVVRGGHIVEELSLS; encoded by the coding sequence ATGAAATTGAGTAAAGCAATTTTTATCAGAAATGCTTCTCAGCTCGTTACTTTACAGGGGAGTTCAAATGCTCCCCGTGTAAAAGAAGCGATGTCTGAGCTTGGGATTATTGAAAATGCCAGTGTTTGGATCGAGAACGGAATGATTCAAGCAGTCGGTAGGGACGAAGAGCTTTGTGAAAAATATGCCGGCCGTCTTGCCGAAGCAGAAGTGGTGGATGCAAGCGGCAAGCTCGTCACTCCTGGTCTCGTTGACCCGCATACACACTTGGTATTTTCCGGCAGCAGAGAAAATGAATTTAATATGCGCTTGCAGGGTGCGACGTACATGGAAATCATGAACGCGGGCGGCGGTATTCATGCAACAACAAGTGCGACACAGGTAGCCACACATGAGGAACTTTTTCAAGAAAGCTATGAACGGTTAAATCAATTCTTGAGACACGGTGTAACGACGGTTGAAGCCAAAAGCGGCTACGGCATGGAATGGGAAACAGAACTGAAGCAGCTAGAAGTAGCAAAATTGTTGAATGAAAAGCATGTTATTGATGTCGTTCCTACCTTTATGGGTGCTCATGCAGTACCAAAGGAATACAAGGAAAATCCTGATGAGTTTGTACGCCTGCTTGTGGAAGAAATGATTCCGAAGGTGGCGGAGCTTGGACTGGCTGATTTTAACGATGTTTTCTGTGAGCATGGAGTTTTTACACCAGAGCAATCTAGGATCATTCTTGAAGCTGGGAAGCGGCACGGACTAATTCCAAAGATTCACGCGGATGAAATTGAACCATATGAGGGGGCAGAGCTTGCAGCCGAGGTAGGGGCAATTTCAGCGGATCATTTACTTAAGGCATCGGAAAAAGGGATGAAGGCAATGGCGGAAAAGGGTGTGGTAGGTGTGTTACTTCCAGGGACAGCCTACTTTTTAATGGCGGAATCCGCGAATGGCCGAAAAATGATTGACCTGGGAGTGCCGGTTGCGTTATCGACAGATTGTAATCCTGGTTCGTCACCGACTGTTTCCTTGCCATTTATTATGAATCTAGGATGTTTAAAAATGGGGATGACACCTGCAGAGGTCATCACGGCGACAACGATTAATGCTGCACATGCGATTAATCGCGGGCATGAGATTGGCAGTTTAGAAGTTGGAAAAAAAGGCGACGTGACGATTTTTAACGTCGAAAATTATATGAAGCTTCAATACTCTTATGGAGTGAATCATACAGATACAGTGGTAAAAAATGGTCAGGTGGTTGTAAGAGGAGGGCATATAGTTGAAGAGCTTTCTCTATCCTAA
- a CDS encoding glycosyltransferase family 4 protein, with protein MKVLVIWRLLTVGGVNAGWRNRSIYFKQHGIHTEFLYTTDHGGLHIMQDVAPVYLTKDESEIIKIIKNNAYDAIIVVDTGAAYKWIRKAKYNGPVIVEARTPELIKLMPHLKTFKGIQPELIIVPSHYQKRLVSILTDDIPINVVYNGVDTSFFRALSIEEIDFNSVPTLPKDKKIIGWIGRLDKRKNWPMLLEVAKKIKSERDDIEIWIIGGAQSVQREEFNVTWQEEELTEIIKWFPVIPYQQMPHVYAKIRLSGGCTLATTKCESFGNTFIESMICGVPVVASNMMPVTELVAAGKTGLLFRGLNVEDAVKQLYGILDDPVNHQQMSQAAIDMVQQKFSIQAVSGDYIHLLKKICQMNKGADGEVDAIL; from the coding sequence ATGAAAGTATTAGTAATCTGGCGGCTCCTCACCGTTGGCGGGGTAAATGCAGGATGGAGAAACCGCTCGATTTATTTTAAACAGCATGGAATTCATACTGAATTTTTATATACGACGGACCACGGCGGGCTCCATATTATGCAGGATGTTGCTCCCGTTTATTTAACGAAGGATGAAAGTGAGATTATAAAAATTATTAAAAACAACGCCTATGACGCCATCATTGTTGTTGATACCGGTGCAGCATATAAATGGATCCGAAAAGCTAAATATAATGGACCTGTCATTGTGGAAGCTCGAACCCCAGAACTTATTAAACTCATGCCCCACTTAAAAACATTTAAAGGTATTCAGCCAGAATTAATCATTGTTCCTTCACATTATCAAAAAAGATTAGTTTCTATTCTGACTGATGATATCCCAATAAATGTAGTTTACAACGGCGTTGACACATCTTTTTTCCGTGCATTATCCATAGAGGAAATTGACTTTAACAGTGTACCTACACTGCCCAAAGATAAAAAGATAATCGGCTGGATTGGCAGATTAGACAAACGAAAGAACTGGCCGATGCTGCTTGAAGTAGCCAAAAAGATTAAAAGTGAACGGGACGATATTGAAATTTGGATTATTGGCGGAGCGCAAAGTGTGCAGCGTGAAGAATTCAATGTCACCTGGCAAGAGGAAGAGCTTACTGAAATAATCAAATGGTTTCCAGTCATCCCATACCAACAAATGCCTCATGTATATGCTAAAATTCGCCTATCAGGCGGCTGCACCCTCGCGACAACTAAATGCGAATCGTTTGGCAATACGTTTATTGAATCGATGATATGCGGTGTACCAGTTGTTGCATCTAATATGATGCCAGTCACTGAATTGGTAGCAGCAGGTAAGACAGGTCTGCTTTTTCGTGGACTAAATGTCGAAGACGCCGTTAAGCAGCTCTACGGCATCCTGGATGATCCCGTGAATCACCAACAAATGTCGCAAGCTGCAATAGATATGGTCCAACAAAAATTCTCTATTCAAGCAGTGTCTGGTGATTATATTCATTTGTTAAAAAAAATCTGCCAAATGAATAAAGGGGCAGACGGCGAGGTGGATGCAATATTATGA
- the galU gene encoding UTP--glucose-1-phosphate uridylyltransferase GalU, whose product MKIRKAIIPAAGLGTRFLPATKAVPKEMFPIVDKPTIQYIVEEAVASGIEEIIIIIGRGKRSIEDHFDKSYELEDTLFKKNKLEDLEELQQISSLVKIYYVRQKEPNGLGDAILCAKNLVGDEPFAVMLGDDIVISEVPCLKQLMNVFEYYYSSVVAIQNVSELEVKKYGIIKPKSAIIEQAIYSIDSLVEKPKIDEAPSTLAVMGRYILKPEIFTILERLPIGQGNELQLTDAITELNKQQAVLAYNFEGTRYDIGDKIGYVKATIDLALKRTDTREEILEYLGKIVKRCQAP is encoded by the coding sequence ATGAAAATCCGAAAAGCCATTATTCCAGCTGCAGGCCTTGGTACTCGTTTTTTACCTGCAACGAAAGCGGTGCCAAAGGAAATGTTTCCAATTGTTGATAAACCGACGATTCAATATATTGTAGAAGAGGCTGTAGCATCAGGGATTGAAGAAATAATCATAATAATCGGCAGGGGAAAAAGGTCTATAGAGGATCACTTCGATAAATCCTACGAGCTCGAAGATACACTATTTAAAAAAAATAAACTAGAAGATTTAGAGGAGTTACAACAAATATCAAGTTTAGTAAAGATTTATTATGTCCGCCAAAAAGAACCGAATGGACTTGGTGATGCTATTCTTTGTGCTAAAAATTTAGTGGGTGATGAACCATTTGCAGTGATGTTAGGCGATGATATTGTGATTTCAGAGGTTCCATGTTTAAAACAGCTTATGAATGTTTTTGAATACTATTATAGTTCTGTTGTTGCCATTCAGAACGTTTCAGAGCTTGAAGTGAAAAAATATGGAATCATAAAGCCAAAAAGTGCGATCATAGAGCAGGCTATATATTCGATCGATTCATTAGTAGAAAAGCCAAAGATAGATGAGGCCCCTTCAACATTAGCCGTCATGGGCCGTTATATATTAAAGCCGGAGATTTTTACAATATTGGAGCGGCTTCCAATTGGACAAGGCAACGAACTACAACTAACAGATGCTATTACCGAACTAAACAAACAGCAGGCAGTCCTGGCCTACAACTTCGAAGGAACCCGTTACGATATCGGCGACAAAATCGGCTACGTCAAAGCAACCATCGACCTCGCCCTTAAACGAACCGACACCCGAGAAGAAATCCTTGAATACTTGGGAAAAATAGTAAAAAGGTGTCAGGCACCATAA